The genomic region GCCGGGCACGACGTCACCGGCATCCACCTCGCGCTGTCGCGCAACCCCGCGTCGTACCGCTCGGGTGCGCGGGGGTGCTGCACGATCGAGGACAGCAACGACGCGCGGCGCGCGGCCGACGTCATCGGCATCCCCTTCTATGTCTGGGACCTCTCCGAGCGCTTCCACGCCGACGTGGTCGAGGACTTCATGGACGAGTACGCCGCGGGCCGCACGCCCAACCCGTGCCTGCGCTGCAACGAGAAGATCAAGTTCGCCGCGGTGCTCGACCGGGCGCTGGCGCTGGGCTTCGACGCGGTCGCCACCGGCCACTACGCGCAGCTGCGCACCGGCGCCGACGGGCTGATCGAGATGCACCGCGCGGTGGACGGCGGCAAGGACCAGTCCTACGTGCTCGGAGTACTGGACCAGCAGCAGCTCGCGCACTCCTACTTCCCGCTCGGGGACACCCCCAAGGCCCAGGTGCGCGAGGAGGCGGCCCGGCGCGGGCTGCTGGTCGCGGACAAGCCCGACAGCCACGACATCTGCTTCGTCGCCGACGGCGACACCGCCGGCTGGCTGCGCGAGAAGCTCGGCGACCGCGCCCCGCACACCAGCGGCGACATCGTCGACGACGCGACCGGCGAGGTGCTCGGCCGCCACGAGGGGTCCTGGGGCTACACGATCGGCCAGCGCAAGGGCCTGCGCCTGGGGCGTCCCGCCCCGGACGGCAAGCCGCGCTTCGTGCTCGACATCGAGCCGG from Nocardioides sp. dk884 harbors:
- the mnmA gene encoding tRNA 2-thiouridine(34) synthase MnmA translates to MKVLAAMSGGVDSAVAAARAHEAGHDVTGIHLALSRNPASYRSGARGCCTIEDSNDARRAADVIGIPFYVWDLSERFHADVVEDFMDEYAAGRTPNPCLRCNEKIKFAAVLDRALALGFDAVATGHYAQLRTGADGLIEMHRAVDGGKDQSYVLGVLDQQQLAHSYFPLGDTPKAQVREEAARRGLLVADKPDSHDICFVADGDTAGWLREKLGDRAPHTSGDIVDDATGEVLGRHEGSWGYTIGQRKGLRLGRPAPDGKPRFVLDIEPVSGTVRVGPREGLAVDGLSGIRPRWCGTVPTRLSGDGVTVQLRAHGDEHRATVTVSPDGTGVEVELLDPAYGIAPGQAVVIYDHTRVVGSATISSTRRATT